In Halobaculum sp. MBLA0147, the genomic window CGGTGTCGCCGCTGTTGCATACCTCGTGATGACACTTGGTATCGGTGACTTCGTTCAGAACGGCACCTATGTCGAGTCAATCCGGTATCTTGACTGGGCGCTGTCGACACCGTTGATCATCGGCTTCATCGCGTATGCTGGCGGGGCGTCCCAGCGGGAGGTCGCCGGCGCGATCATTGCGGATCTGCTGATGATCCTGATCGGCTTTGGAGCGCTTCTGGTGACGGGTATCCTCGTGTGGGTCGGCTTTGTGTTGTCGACGGCCGCGTACCTCGGGCTCGTATACTACCTCTTCGGGCCACTGACGGACTCTGCAAAGGCCCGGACGCGCGAGCAGTACGCGCTGTTCGCGAAGCTGCGGAATCTGATCGGTGTGTTGTGGTTCGTGTATCCGATCGTCTGGGCGGTCAGTCCAGCTGCGCTCGGTCTGACCGACATCGTGACCACGGCGGTGATCATCACCTACCTCGATGTGACCGCCAAGGTCGGGATGATTGCGATCGTCGTAAACACGGCTGGCGTGGTTGACCGGCTTGTTGGAGCGGTGGCTGACGATCCGGCCGCACAGTAGCGAAGGCTCTGACTCTTGCGGGGATTTCAGACAAGAAAATAACGTTGATGTGCAAGGTCTGTGCAGACGGCGGAACGATTATGAGTCTATGTGTAGACTGTGCACATAGGATGAGTGCAAGTGATGACCCTCGACGGGTTCATTTTCAGTCGCCAGAGTAT contains:
- a CDS encoding bacteriorhodopsin, translating into MSILGLTLTRPLVYGLGTVLMTLGLVTTLVGWRFGRGDNAPFDARGYGMLAGLVGVAAVAYLVMTLGIGDFVQNGTYVESIRYLDWALSTPLIIGFIAYAGGASQREVAGAIIADLLMILIGFGALLVTGILVWVGFVLSTAAYLGLVYYLFGPLTDSAKARTREQYALFAKLRNLIGVLWFVYPIVWAVSPAALGLTDIVTTAVIITYLDVTAKVGMIAIVVNTAGVVDRLVGAVADDPAAQ